tgggaaggaaagttcgagaagggataagaaagtaaggtcagggccaattgcgagcagtGCGAGGGGgaggtgaatacggaggtcaaagtgttgtacaggtgcacaatcttttatccggAGATCCGGAAACCGAAACACTCCGAAAACCGgcaattttttccagatgtcgtctgcgcaccaaagctcgcgtttgccgCCAAacgtgacccgaaacgacccacggtcaacccaggtctgtactactgtagcggctgcctcctccccggagaccgggagacgcttaaacatctgtaaatcattgcttaaatgttaatcagttagtttggagggcttttatgtgaaggggggggtgaaggggtaaactttaattcttagtcccctacctggtcggagaggtggggagcagtcaatgccttaccgggtcgccgtgcagtaagctccgcagcgctgtggccggtggggctgcgggcagcgccggttgtagctccgaccccggcaactctacccctggctgcgaggccctccaaatccagcgcggcccgcggccgggcaccccagctccgcgaatgtcgggagtcggcggcgtcgcagcgctgggataccagcggggagtgggcaatgccttaccgggtcgccgtgcggcaagctccggagcgctgtggccgccgactcccaacattcgcgagcgtcgctggatttggagccgcgcagccaggggtagagttgccggggtcggagttcCAACCGGcactgcccgcggccggacggagcccccggctccgcgaggttgggagtcgccgaccaggtaggggactaagaattaaagtttcccccttcacccctactgcaccaccaccaccacataaaatccctccaaactaactgactaacatttatgcaatgattctcccggtctccggggaggaggcagctgctccagacttttcaagccgcccgcgctacctacctaatctacgctaaaaatcttccattcggaaatccgaaaatgtccgaaatccgaccagtgtctggtcccaaggctttcggataaaaggttgtgcacctgtatatgaatgcccgaagtataagaaatatagTGGATGACCTTGAGGCTCATTTAGAggatgtgggaattacagagacatggctgcaaaagggccagggctgggaactgaatattcaagggtatacctcctatcgaaaagacagacaggtgggcagagggggtggggttgccctgttggtgaggaatgaaattcagtcctttgcaaagggtgacattgaaacaggagatgtggagtcagtatggatagaactaaggaattgaaagggtaaaaagaccctaatgggacttatctacacttccccaaacagtagcctggatatagggtgcaagttgaatcagcagttaaaattagcatgtagtaaaggtaatgctacggtttttatgggagatttcaacatgcaggtagactgggaaaatcaggttggtactgaccccgagaaagggagtttgtggagtgcctccgtgatggattcttagagcagcttgtattggagtctaccagggagaaggcaattctggatttagtgttatgtaatgaaccggatttgataaaggaaggaggttaaggagccattaggaggtagtgaccataatagggtcaagtttaatctacaataggagagggagaggggtagattgGAGGTGTGAGTATTACAGttaaataaaggggactatggagccatgagggagaagtttgccaaagttgactggaaagataccctagcagggatgacagtggaacaacaatggcaggtatttctgggaataatacagaaggtgcaggatcagttcattccaaagagcaagaaagattccaaggggtgcaaggggtgaccgtggctgacatggGATATCAGGGTCAGTATAAAAATaagagaagtacaatgtagcaaagatgagcatgaagcaagaggattgggtaatgtttaaagagcaacagaagataactaaaaaggcaatatggggagaaaagatgaagtacgaaggtaagttagctaaaagctttaggtatgtgaagaggaaaaaaatagctaagaccaaagttggacccttgaagactgaaaaaaggtgaatttattatggggaacaaggaaatggcagatgagttgaacaggtactttggatccgtcttcactaaggaggacacaaacaatcttcctgatattgtAGTGCCCAGAGGATctgaggtgacagaggaactgaaggaaatccacattaggcaggaaatggtgttgggtagactgatgggacttgaggctgaaaaatccccagggcctgatggtctgcatcccagggtacttaaggaaatagttctagaaattgtggatgcattggtgataatttttcaatgttctatagattcaggatcagttcctgtggattggagggtagctaatgttaccccactttttaagaaatgcgggagagaaaacagagaattatagatcagttagcctgacatcggtggtggggaagatgctggggtcaattataaaagatgagatagcagcacaggatgggtccaagtcagcatggatttacgaaggggaaatcatggacaaaggaacaataaatacaactctttcatagtttgaaagcagtattttctatcctagaagaatcaaagctggaaaaaacggaagaaatgaaggtccactgctccattgctttccagcaatgttatgcatagtgacctttgatctaggaataccgaactcacttattcacGTGAAGCATTTGCTGTTTCACTTTTTTGCTCTGAACCCACTCAAgagtcgagtgttttattgtcatatgtcccggatgggacaatgaaattcttacttgctgcagcatatgtggatatgtaaacatagtacataacgggggaagagaacaaaagttcaataaatcATTGGTCTTCTGCGATAATAACCAGGGAATCTTTTCTTGCTTAGTAaagttgtcggggggggggggggggggggggggggttatagggaggaggcaggagaatgagcttgggagggaaagatagatcagccatgatgttgAGTGGGTGGTacattagacttgatggggcaaatggcctaattttgctccaagaACTTACGAATCAAAGGCTCCTGTGACCTATTGAGAGGAAAATAGTGTTGAAGGAACTCAGAATGAAGCCTGAAACGCCGTcagtccattcactccacagatgctgcctgacacaagcactttatttttctttctctcaggattgcagcatctgcagtgtctccaGCAAAGATCCTATTTAACTTGCTATCGGATCTTTGGTCTCCAGTAGTGGGGTGGTGGGAGTTGTCAAATGCGCAGGCGCAAGGTTTGGGTGCAACGGGAAGAACGAGTGCGGTGCGCATGCGCCGTTCCGCAGGTCACCCCTGTCTGCGCAGGCGCGGTGCAATGGCCGCTCTGCTCGGGTGCCGCAGCCTCCCCGGCGCCTTCCGACAAGCACTCGCTGTCAGGCCGGCCGTCCTCGTCACACAAACCAGGGGGAAGAAGCGATGGATGAGGTCCTACATTATGGTGATGGAAAGGATCAAGAAACTAGAAGGACCTGCTCCACCCAAACCTCGGTGGGTATGAGTGAGGCGCCGGCCCCTGGTTACCCGGGTCAACAGATCACCAGGCTGTGGAGGTGAAGAAGGTGCAGTGTGGGGTAAAGCGGATATGGTGGAGGGGTGTGGGCCCAGTGGAGGGCAAAGtggatattatctaaatggtgtttaagagggaactgcagatgctggagaatcgaaggttacacaaaaaagctggaggccCTTCGCCTGACCaaaattgaaagtaggcatgcaggtgcagcaggcagtgaagaaggcgaatggtatgttagctttcattgcaaaaggatttgagtataggagcagggaggttctactgcagttgtacagggtcttggtgagaccacacctggagtattgcgtacagttttggtctccaaatctgaggaaggacattattgccatagagggagtgcagagacggttcaccagactgattcctgggatgtcaggactgtcttatgaagaaagactggatagacttggtttataatctctagaatttaggagattgagaggggatcttatagcaacttacaaaatcgttaatgggttggacagtctagatgcaggaagattgttcccgatgttggggaagtccaggacaaggggtcacagcttaaggataaggaggaaatcctttaaaaccgagatgagaagaactttttttcacacagagagtggtgaatctctggaactctctgccacagagggtagttgaggccagttcattggctatatttaagagggagttagatgtggcccttgtggctaaggggatcagggggtatggagagaaggcaggtatgggatactgagttggatgatcagccatgatcatattgaatggcggtgcaggctcgaagggccgaatggcctactcctgcacctaatttctatgtttctatgatacagtaAAGGGGCGATGGGGCACTGTACAGGAATGACGAGGGtacagtggaggggtggggggggtgagatgggCACGGCCGAGGAATGACAAGGGtacagtgtaaagggcctgtcccacgatgcgagttcacccaagagctctcccaagttgaATAAAGATCAAACTCATGGTATTCTACTAACTCCTACAACGTTCCAGGAGTGTGTTCACGagctcctacgagtaaaaagtaaccatttttttcattacaagtattttttttactcgtggaccttttttgcagtgttgaaaaaacttcacgagtaaaaaaattcTCGTGctgaaaaaatggttacttttactCGTAGGAGCTCATGAACATATTTGTGGACGGTCGTAGGAGTTCATagaataccacgagtttgattattttttttttaactcgggagagctcttgggtgaactcgcatcatgggacaggcccttaaggcagcaaatctgccaCCCCAAAGTAGGAGAACATATTGTACCTCAGACACGTGGTGGACCAGAACCAGCTGTGATGATGTACCAATAGTGATGCACTAATAAACACTAAATGATACGTTGTACTATGGAGTGGTGAGTTGCGGTTCTGATGTCACGTTCCTGGTTTGCTTGAGGGAATGTAAGTGCCAAATGGAGACTAAAGTTAACAGAGAGCAAAGAAGAAAATCACGAGAACAGACACCGGGAGCATCTTGTGTGAATTGAAAACAGAACATTGATAATGGTAAAAATCTTAATTATGGATTCTAGATAAATTGTACAAGTACAATATTGATTAAAGGTGCTTTCAATAAAACTTATCAAATATGGCTGATTTGTATTGGGACACAATGATCCATTGAACTGAGTTTAAAagtattgttttgttttagatCGCAGCAGCCAAACTGGGACTTGCATGCTGAAGTAGAGGCCTTTGGTCATCGTCTTCAAGAGAATTTCAACCTGGATCTTCTCAAAACAGCCTTCATTAATCACTGTTACATTACCGCTGAGGAATCACGCCGGCAAGATCTTAAACTTGACAAAGAAAGCATCAAATTAAATCTGAAGGACAACCAGGAATTATCGGAGAAGGGTTCATTGTTTGTCACTGCTTATCTCCAGGACTGTTTTAGTCATGCCCACCCAAACTTGCCTGATGATGGTATAGAGGCACTTATTGGTTATGTTACAGGCCCACAGGTTGTGTGTCATGTTGCTAGGAACTTGGCTGTAGAAGACTTGACATTAA
This sequence is a window from Leucoraja erinacea ecotype New England chromosome 14, Leri_hhj_1, whole genome shotgun sequence. Protein-coding genes within it:
- the mrpl44 gene encoding 39S ribosomal protein L44, mitochondrial isoform X1 — protein: MAALLGCRSLPGAFRQALAVRPAVLVTQTRGKKRWMRSYIMVMERIKKLEGPAPPKPRSQQPNWDLHAEVEAFGHRLQENFNLDLLKTAFINHCYITAEESRRQDLKLDKESIKLNLKDNQELSEKGSLFVTAYLQDCFSHAHPNLPDDGIEALIGYVTGPQVVCHVARNLAVEDLTLSAEFPVPQEILQSTFFAVVGALLQSNGTEKADLFIRDFLITQLIGKDLFEMWSVINPMGLLVEELKKRNVSLPEPRLTRQSGSGTVLPVYFVGLYSDKQLIAEGPGETVLAAEEEAARVALRKIYGYTENRRPWDYSSPTREPQTVEALSS
- the mrpl44 gene encoding 39S ribosomal protein L44, mitochondrial isoform X2, producing the protein MDEVLHYGDGKDQETRRTCSTQTSVGMSEAPAPGYPGQQITRLWRSQQPNWDLHAEVEAFGHRLQENFNLDLLKTAFINHCYITAEESRRQDLKLDKESIKLNLKDNQELSEKGSLFVTAYLQDCFSHAHPNLPDDGIEALIGYVTGPQVVCHVARNLAVEDLTLSAEFPVPQEILQSTFFAVVGALLQSNGTEKADLFIRDFLITQLIGKDLFEMWSVINPMGLLVEELKKRNVSLPEPRLTRQSGSGTVLPVYFVGLYSDKQLIAEGPGETVLAAEEEAARVALRKIYGYTENRRPWDYSSPTREPQTVEALSS